tcatatatacatgttaacaatactccataaaaatttcggaccaatatctatccattagcttggtcaaaaactccaaactataacatactctccagattcacgcccagaatgacctttccatggttaaaaatacttttgaccgaccaaatgaccatggaatgatacgaaaaatacatctacggaaactagactcaaagaggaacaacttatatgaaggagactttatgataaaacacttacaaaagcttcgaaatgggtgtgcaaaagaactcctaaaagctgtccgagagagagtgtttggtattctttcaatggaaagcataaatgaagataatttcgtggggaggggtggctggagatacttgtggataagatatggaagagatgaggctggagtgagagttaagtgtaggactctcttacccaaagtgagagttaagtgtaggactctcttaccggaatgagagtggagtgtaggactctcttacctaataatatctacaaaaatcaactcaagatatttttacccaataatatccacgaaattagtttaaaatattttctaaatgtggagtagacttggaagagtaaggtggttaaaatttttccatgtgtattttaaatctatgttcttaagatattttccaaatgtgtattttgcttaggtgtcatgatctcacaccttgatttccttcacaattccatctaatggtttctctttgtactaagtatctaatactatttattatgtgtggttaagatcttgccaagtatccaaataaaatttcgctaacctaatttggacatttcacactgtgatttttgaaaacactgcgtttagtacgtttaccgagattactattcactccaaaaataaacgtaataaacttagtactgaaaaatcctaaatattcaattaagcctagtggtgtagactataatgtattctgacacttctaactatctcaaataattaaaatcgcatttctggcaccatagtgagtgataacactaactatgttgacaggctaaaacctatgcgattagtcgattcgtgtaaacttacggaattttcacgagattcttaaggtcaaaagaaattccacaattgaatttctagcgggttgttacattTTCTATCTATAGAGGCTGTCCATATCAGAAAATCCGGCCCTTCCCTCGGGTTCCCCAATGTTTCTATGATCTGCTCTGTTTTTTCTCGCCCAACCATATGCTCTAAGAGTTGCACGTCCCATGCGTTATCCAGCTTACACTCTCGTATTTTCATACCGAGGTGTTCTGTGATTTGAAGAGTCTCCGAAAGTGGTCCTTCCTCCATCCAGGAGTCCAACCAGAAATTGATATCTCCCCGGCGCACTTTCCAGCGAGAGTTTTCCAGAACAAAAGGGATTTGTTTCATCACCATTCTCCAAAATCTAGAGCCCTTTGTGGCCTTCACAAGCGACAGGTGGGAGTCCCTTACGTACTTCCCCCGAAAAAAACAAGCCCATAAAGAATTTCCGTTTATAATGTTCCAGGCGAATTTTGCATGTAGGGCTCTTTGAGTTTCTTCTAAATCCCGGATACCCAAGCCCCCTTCGGCCTTCGGTTTGCAAATCTTACTCCAGGCACaccatttcttttttggtttgccACTTGTTTCACCCCAGAAAAAGGAGCTAATAGTGCGATTGATTGAGGAGATTACCAATTTTGGCACCTGCAAAATTGAGAGGAGATATATAGGAATGCTCGACAAAACGTGTTTAATGAGAGTGAGTTTCCCTCCTGCCGAAAGGAGTCTAGTCTTCCATCCACTGACTTTTGTCTGAATCTTGTGAACTAGTTCTTCCAAATGCCGGACTTTCAGTTTGCCATCTACTATAGACACTCCTAAATATTTCATCGGAaaaattccctctccaaaacctGTAAGATTCAAAGCTTCCCTTCTCCTGGCTTGAGGGATGTGTTTGGAGAAAAAAATGTCAGACTTCTCTTTATTCACTTTCTGCCCAGACCACTTTTCGTATACCCCCAGTACTTTGACCACTGCCTTTATAGAGCGTTTCACACCGTTAGTGAAAATTGCTATGTCATCTGCGTATAGCAAGTGAGAGATGAGCGGCGTTCCTCTTGCTTGGGAGTATCCTTCAATCACTCCAGTTGCGTAATGATTCTTTAGTAGCCTCGAGAGCACTTCCTCCATCAAGATGAATAAATATGGCGAAAGGGGATCTCCTTGCCGGAGACCTCTTTCCCCTTTAAAGAAACCTTTTGCAGTACCATTCAACAGGATAGAGTACCAAGGTGTTGTTATGCACGATTTAATCAGCCCACATACCCCTTCCGAAAAACCAAAGGTTTCCAGCACATGCAAGAGAAACTTCCAATTCACTCGGTCGTATGCTTTAGACATGTCTACCTTCAGCATCACGTTCcccccatttttctttttgtgaatgGAGTGCACCATTTCTTAAGTCAAGCTGACATTCTCGAGGATGCTTCTCTTGGCTACGAACGCTCCTTGTTCTGGAGATATTAATCTCGGCAGGATGTGTACGAGCCTCGCTACTAATACTTTCGAACACACTTTGTATATCACCGAGCATAGACTTATGGGCCTGAATTTGTCGAAACTGGCTGGATGCTGCGTTTTGGGAATTAAGGCTACATAAGACGCCGTATAGTACCGAGGAAATTGATTTCCTGCAAAGAAGtcctttactgcttctatcacATCTCCTTTGACAAAATCCCAGCAGCGTATATAAAAGGCGGAACCAAAGCCGTCGGGTCCTGGGCTGCTTTCCTTTGGAATACTGAAGAGTGCCTGCTGAATTTCTTCGACAGAGGGGCTCTTAAGTAGCTCTATGTTTTCCTCTTCTGATATTGCTTTGTCTATTAAAGTGTTCAGGTCAGGTAGGTCCCCCTCCTCTCCTTTTCTTAACAATTTTTGGAAATATTCAACAGCTCCCTCGTGTACTTCTTCGGGAGAGTCAAAAGAAGTTCCATCAGTTTTGAGCATATGATGTATTTGATTCTGCTGCCGTCTCTTCAAGACTGAGTGAAAATAGCGAGTATTGTTGTCCCCTAATTTGAGCCAGTTTACTTTGGCCTTCTGTGCTAGCATCGACTCCTCCCTCCTTCTCCATATATCTAGTTCTATTTTTGAGATTAGTAGATCTTGCTCTATTGCATCTTCATAACCCCCCTGTAATTTAAAGTCAAGATCTTCCACCCTCTGTTCAAGCTCTCGGATCATTAATTCCACCCGGCCAAACTTATCCTTGTTCCACATTTTAAGCATCTGTTTCATCCGCTTGAGCTTAAAAGCTAACTTTTCCAAGCCACTACCCGAGCCTTCCTTCTCCCAACAATTTCTAGCAAGGTTAAAGAATTCTTCATGATCCATCCACATATGTATAAAACGGAATGGAGATGGCCCATACCTCTGGACGTGTTGGTCACTTGAAACCATCATTGGAGAGTGATCCGACGTACTGCGCTCAAGATAAGTTAAAGAAATATGAGGGAGCAACTCTAGGAACTGGGTATTCATGAAGCCTCTGTCTAGCCGAGCCCAACACCTTGCTAGACCTTCTCGCCCGTTGCACCAGGATAATTGGTTGCCTTGGGTACTGATTTCCAGGAGACCAGACTCACTAATCCAGCTATTGAACTCCTCCATTGCTATCATTGGCCTAGGAGCACCTCCCCTCCTTTCACCATTGGTTCTTATTACATTGAAGTCACCCAGTATCATCCAAGGTATGTTCATCTGCGCTTCCTCCTCCAAATCCTTCCATAACTTTCTACGTAACCCATAACTGCACTTGGCATACACGAAGGTTAGTAAGATCACCGTGTTTCCCTCCCACACTTTTGCCGTCATAAATTGGTCACTCACGCGGAATACATGCACGTCTACACTCTTATCCCATAGCAGCCATATTTTTCTAGCCTTTTCCTGGTTTGAGCACCCGTTGTCCAGCCATAGGCTCTTCTTTATTTTATCCATCTTCCTCTCATCCACAAAAGTTTCTGCCAACGCCACTACTTTTACGTTAAATCTTTTTACCAGCTTTTTCAACCTTCCTCTCGACGTGCCCAGTCCTCTGATATTCCAATACATAATGGGCGTTGTCATAAATTTAGTTTTGAGGGTCGGGTAATTACCCGTTTGGTGCTTCTGGTTGCACTTAGGCtgtctttcctttttcctttattttttcccCCACTGTTTCCTCCCTCAGACATGTAATCCTTATCCATCCCTGATATGGCGTTCACTTCACCCGCTTCCTGATCAGACATTGAATGCATCTCTTCCAGCATTTCACCCACCTGGTTCTCTTGTCCCCAGTCTTCCACCGGTATATCTTCTATAAGAACAAGGTCTTCCTCCCTTCTAACTTCTTCTTGAGGTTGTATCAGACTATCTGGAACAAAGTCCTGTGAGTCTACCCACCTGTTACCCACTTCGACAGGGGAGGTCATGCTGTCCTGCCCTTGCCTGCCCTGTTCTTCCCGCTGTTCTCCCTCCTGAGGAGTCGGTTTCACGTTCGCCTCTCCAGTCCGAATGGGTTCTCCCACGTCTTCCACAGCATCAAGCTCTGTTACTTCAATGCCTCCCACGTCAACTGGCCCTTCTACAACATTCGGTAACACCTCATTAGTTTCCTTTGCTGCCTGAATACGTACTATAGTAGGGTCTGGTTTGCTCTTGTCTTTCCTGCAGGTTTTTTGGTTGTGCCCCTGCATTTTGCAACGTAAACAATAAGCCGGCAGGGTCTCGAAAACAACTTCTTGTCTAAAGCCAGACCCCGGTGCACCTATCCAGAAAAAGTCCAGGTGCTGCCGAGATGCATCCATTTCCAGACACACTCGGGCGCCATCCGTTCTCGTCGCGCAGCGGGTTGAGTTATCAGACCGAATGAAATTACCTAGCGGTGCCGTTAAGATCTTGAGGATGGAGTCATGGTAATAGTTCGGTGGCAAGCCTGGGAGCATGACCCAAACCGGGACTATCGGAGACTCCTCCCCTTCCGTGAAGCCCGGCGTCCAGTGAAAGACTCTGTAAGGAACTCCGTTAACCTCACTCGTCTCCCGAGAGAAGGCTTTGTTAAAATCTTCCTCCGACGTGAGTCGTACGAAAACATGCTTATTTTTGCCCATGGAAGAAACAACCGCATTCCCCCCTAAAC
This sequence is a window from Carya illinoinensis cultivar Pawnee chromosome 9, C.illinoinensisPawnee_v1, whole genome shotgun sequence. Protein-coding genes within it:
- the LOC122276798 gene encoding uncharacterized protein LOC122276798; translated protein: MYWNIRGLGTSRGRLKKLVKRFNVKVVALAETFVDERKMDKIKKSLWLDNGCSNQEKARKIWLLWDKSVDVHVFRVSDQFMTAKVWEGNTVILLTFVYAKCSYGLRRKLWKDLEEEAQMNIPWMILGDFNVIRTNGERRGGAPRPMIAMEEFNSWISESGLLEISTQGNQLSWCNGREGLARCWARLDRGFMNTQFLELLPHISLTYLERSTSDHSPMMVSSDQHVQRYGPSPFRFIHMWMDHEEFFNLARNCWEKEGSGSGLEKLAFKLKRMKQMLKMWNKDKFGRVELMIRELEQRVEDLDFKLQGGYEDAIEQDLLISKIELDIWRRREESMLAQKAKVNWLKLGDNNTRYFHSVLKRRQQNQIHHMLKTDGTSFDSPEEVHEGAVEYFQKLLRKGEEGDLPDLNTLIDKAISEEENIELLKSPSVEEIQQALFSIPKESSPGPDGFGSAFYIRCWDFVKGDVIEAVKDFFAGNQFPRYYTASYVALIPKTQHPASFDKFRPISLCSVIYKVCSKVLVARLVHILPRLISPEQGAFVAKRSILENVSLT